The DNA sequence AAAACTTGAGACTGAAAAATCTGCAAATAAAGGAGTCATACCTCCAGAATCTTGGCCAGTTTTCTGCTGTTCTTGAGCTCCAGTGAAGCCTTGAAAATGCAGTCGTAGGCTCCTCTCATCTCTTCGGTTTTCTCTTGCAATGTAGTCTTAAAATGGAGACTTTTCAAACGGGTTTTATACTCTGGCACCGAAAGCATCTGAACGCACACAAATAATGCACAAGAACTCCAAGTAGTGGTATTCACATTGAtgtaaattaaactaaaataaaatatataataatatataataaaaatatataatataataatagtatcCAACTGTAAGATGAAAAATGTCCATTCATCATCTTCATTCATAACAATAAATAGCCTACTACATCAAAATTAATATTGATAATTCGTCAAATTCTATACATTGAATACGCTTCTAATTTGTCCTTTACCTGAAGGACAAACTGGTCAAGCTCACTGAGTTTCCTCGGATCATCTCTGTACTGCTCATATTGTCTGACCTCATCATCATCTGGTGCATACAGCAGCAACTGTTTAATGTGTGGAGGCTCCAAATGCTCGCTCGACATCGTCATCAGTACCTGCCGCAGCTCGCCTGGTGACAGCTTCAGATGGGCAATCAGGATTGCTGTGAAAAAGGTAGAAGAATCATAAGGCAAGAAATTGTGTGGTCAGATACTCATAGGTTAACAGCTAATGGTGAAAAGGACACAGAAGAAGCTCATAAGCTGACAGTTGATGGCTAAAAGTTAATAGCAGAAACTCACAGGTTAACAGCTAATGGTGAAAAGAAAACAGAAGAAACTCATAAGCTGACAGTTGATGGCTAAAGATCATAGCAGAAGCTCAAAATATAAAAGCTAATGGCGAAAATGTCAGAGCCGAAGCTCATCACCGAACAGTTAGAGGCTACAAGATCATAGAAGAAGCTCCTAGGCTCACAGCTAATGGTAAAAAGATAATAGCAGAAGCTCATAGGCTAACAACTAATGGTAAAAAGATCATAGCAGAAGCTCATAGGCTAACAACTAATGGTAAAAAGATCATAGCAGAAGCTCATAGGCTAACAGTTAATGGCTAAAAAATCATAGCAGGAGCTCATAGGCTAAGAACTAATGGCAAAAATATCATAGCAGAAACTCATAGCAGCCTAACAATTAATGGCCAAAAGATCATAACAGTAGCTTATAGGCTAATAGCTAATGACTAAAAGATCATAGCAGAGGTTCATAGGCTAACAGTTGGGATAGTTAGCCAAAAATTCACATTAATCaagtctaaaaaataaaaaaaaaacattgtagcaACTCATCACAACAATAAGAACAACCTTGTGATAAGGTCATTTACTCACAAGCATTGTAGGCCTTCTTATGGGAGAGAATCTCTACAACGTCTTTCTTTTTGGAAGTCTCTGTCTGAGGTGAGGGCTCTGGAAAAGGAACTGAGACATTGAACCATAGAATGAGGGAGCTGTCTTGTGACTAGAAAGATTCTTTTGAAGGATGAAAGGACAGACAGCTTCTAGCACCTAAAGATGAAATAGCATGACTTGCAAGACAATTACAGCATGaattaatatatttctttatAATGTGATCATCTGATGAGTACTAAAATCTACGATTTCAAAAAATAATTCAAGTCATTCCACAGAAACTTAAATTGACTGCAGTCTGTGCTTTGGTCACTGCAGAACATTTACCCTTTTGGTTTTCAACTACTGTATGGCTCTGCTGACCTGCTATCACAGGTCAttgacaaacatacagtatactgtagctGCACTTAGTAGTGAGTCCCAGAAGTTCAATTTCTACCTCATCAGGCCTTAAAATcttcttttaaatgtttaatgtttagtcAAAAGTTATTTTTTCCCAACAAAGACTTTCTTTCTGCAACCCTTCAGTACAAGGtagatttattacattttatgtgCTATTGTCTCAGACACAGTTTCTCCATGACATGGAGGACTGTAACTCCTGTAAAGCTGCCATAGGCAACTTGGTGTCCTCTTTTAAAATGGCTCTTTTTGTCTGGGCACTTAGGACAGCCAGTTCTAGGCAGATTCACAGTTGTTCCAATTTTCTTACCTTTTTGATAATGGACTTCACTGTGCTTTCAAATATATCTCTTCCTTAatgtatcaaattaatattattattattattttttttatttttttgttgcaatCCTAATGTGACAATGTTTGCGCTCATCTAAATAATTTGCTGAATTATGGTTATTTCTCACAGTTCACTCACCAGGGTTCTTTTGTGTCCCAAAATGAAGCTCCAAGTCGAGATATTTCACCATGTCACTCAACTTATCATAATCAGAGTCTTCTTCCAACTGCAGTGAGAAAACATATCTATCCTTACACACTGCCTGATAATGGCTTAAGACAGACTCACAAAGTTCTTGAAGGACCACATGAGATGATCAGATGTGCACCATTCCAGCATTTTTATAGACCTCAAAATATTTCTCAAATGGCTCCTTATTTCCTGTAAAGatctatttttttatatcattgtatCTTAAACTGTTAGAGGAGGATTTTGTAGTCCAGCTCTCTCAGCAACCTAATATGAGAGTGCCTTATGCACACTGATTTGGCTAAAATTGGAAATATACTGTGCACCTTTGACTGAGATCTCCTTTGGCTAAAGCTAAGCAGAGCTAATGAAAACATTGTCTAAGATGGGATCATTGAGACTATAACAAGTGCTAAAATTTGAGCCATTTGAGACACAAACAACTCTGAACCATACACAGAGCTCTGCAAATGTTTTAACTGTCAAACTCCTCACCTGTCCCCAAATGGTTCCCTCTGAATTTTCCACCTGTTCCCAGCGTAACCTCTTCACACTCATATGACTGGAATCCAATTTTTGTGGCGAGGCCTTTGGGAGAGGAGGAAGCACACAAGGTGGGGGTAAAGGTGGAGGAGGAGGTGGCTCCACAGTGGACTCTTCGGTGAGGTGGTGGCTTTGAGTTTGGGTTGCACTTGGTTGTTGCGCTTGGGACTGGGCTTCGTGATGGCCATGATGGTGGTGATGATGGCGATGTTCGTGGTACATGGGTTGAGGGCTCTGTCTGGCCTGCGCAATGGAGGGAGAGGAGCGATGTTGCTGCTGCTGaatttgttgttgctgctgctgctgaattTTCTGTTGCTGAATTTGCTGTTGAAtctgctgttgttgctgctgaATCTgctcctgctgctgctgctgttgaatCTGTTGCTGCTGCTTCATCTGCTTTTGCTGCTGcatctgctgctgctgctgaagctgctgttgttgctgttgtGAAGGATGGGGCTGGAAGGTGGACAGAATCTGTTGGGTCTGGAGAGGTTGGTGGGGTTGATGGATCTGGTGGTACTGAGGAGCTGTCTGAATGGGCTGAACCTGGTGTATGTGTTCAATCTGGTGAATGTGGCAGGTTGGTTTTGGAGGCTGGGTTGATGAGTAGACTTGATGAGTCTGATGCATCTGGTGGTGGTACTGTTGTTGAGTCTGATGAGGCTGCTGAGATGGATGAATAGTTTGAGAAATGGCTTGAGCCATGTGTGTCTGATGCATTTGTTGGTCCGCTCTCTCCAGTCTCTCAATCCGCTCCATATGCTCCAAACGCTGCATCTGTTCCAATCTGTCAAGCCTGTCCATAGAACTCGATAGGTAAGCCTGATGACTCTGATGAATCTGATATGCATGGTGAACCTCTTGATCTGGATGCAAGGGTTGAGGATGCATCTCATAGGTATGTCTGTCGGAGCATTCCTTTCGTTCAATCCTATCAAGTCTATCCATGGAGCTAGAGAGTTGAGTAGGAATAGTCTGGTGTGTGCGATGACTTTGGTGCATTTGATGACTCGACTGAGATTGGTGACTTGGTTTATTTTGATGACCTTGATGCATCTGATGACTCTGTTGACTCTGGTGGTGTTGATGAAGCTGGTGAGTCGGAAGAACCTGATGGTGCATTTCATACACTCCGTGGCCAGGGATGGATGTATCTGGAGAGGGTAAAGGGGGCAAAGACTGGTGCATCTGCTGCTGGGGTTGCTGGGAGTGGCCGCCTGTGGGTTGTACTGGAAGTGAGTGATGTTCCTGAAGGACTTGGTGCTGGGTGATCATCGTGTCACGTGTGGGCAACACCTTGTGAATGGACTGCCATTTGGGTGGCAGGTTAGCCCTTGGCGGAGGTGGTGGTGGAGGTCCAGGGTGGCGACGGAAGGTGAGTTGACGGGGTGTGTGGTCAGGGGTGAAGCCAGCAGGTGGAGGGGTGTCATTGAATTGGATggggggagggggaggaggagtcaGAGGTGGTGGAGGAATGTGCTCGGAGCTGGAGGAGTAGGTGAGAGAGCTGGCATCCTCGCTGCTGCTATGCACTTCGCTCGGACTGCTTAGCTCTGGATGCATGTACAgaccctcttcctcctcctcctcttccacaTCCTCCTCTACCTCCTCTTCCTCATTTTGGAAGGTCATCTGGACAACATCCTGGTGTTAATTAAAAGCAAACATACAAATTCCATTCAGTTAATGCTATAGTCCATGGAAAATTAGGCACTGTACATCTGTGTAATACTCTTATTGCTTACTTATAGTAAATTCTAGCCAATAGAGCATGCCCAATATGTAAAAACCACACAATTTTGAAGCAAATATCAATATACCTAAAGCAAATACCCTTTCTAACATAAATACCTCTTCATAGTCATTCTCAGGTGATAGAAAGTCATCCACAGATAACTGCTGTCCCAGCTGCTCACTCAGGGCCTCCATGAACAAATCTGTGTCCGGGGTATGGGGTGGCCGTGAGAAGGTGTAGCGCTTCTTGCGAATGGGTGGACTAGGGGGATAATCGGGAGGAGAGGGTGGAGAGAGAGGTGGGCTGTCCAAACTGATGTAAGGGTTGGACTCAGCACTTGTTTGGGAGGGAAGAAGTGGAGGGTAACAGGGGCACTGGGGACTGAGGGGCAACTCCTCTGTCCAAGATTCATGCTGGGGAGGAGGTGGTGGATGTGGATGAGGAggtgcagactgtgctgatgtaCATTTGCGGCTACCTGGGAGATGAAAGGGGGAAGCCCAGGACATGCttaacaaaacaaataacaaaaatgtctCTCTGGCATTAGTCACAGCCCTTATAACTTGCCCATGGACAATTTAAGGactgttttttaaatattgcactacatactgttttttttttccttctttctccttcgttttatttctttatttatcttatttgttcttattatgttggcttgacaaagctacataagcttattattattatttttattattattaggttggcttgagaaagccaacattcTGAAATCCTAtttattaaacttattattattattagtggtgcttgcaaagcatcactattgtaatctcacatacttatttttattactcttattCCGTACAAAATttcggcacctaactcgtcccgcaccatttgtagtagacccatgaattaggtgtcaaatcgaccggcctattgacgACACTTGACGAAAGAGATtgggggtacggtgcacccctggggggcaaaaaatgtcccaaaaatttcccataggcatactatggcaagggtcttacccatgaaaacattttttttctcctactatggcagtcagtgcaagaaagttgtcaaatcatatgtaccaatcagaatgacatagagacatgggggtgggctcatttcaatagggctaccaatcagtctttaaggatcatcttggaaacggtgtagccacaccctagcaaccatttatggcaccctagcaaccgcccccatagacttccattcaaaatggctcagaaggatattttcagaacagaatgtcgtagacacttggggattggctcttttcagtcagattagtaatcagccaataagaagctctctggtcactggctagccacagcCTAACaacaatttagagcaccctaacaaccagccctattgacttccattaaaaatggctgagagggatatctttggatcagaacataCTACAGACATGGCAGTTGGCTTATTTCATGTGgctgagcaatcagtcttcatgtatccatttgaaaaactacttagccacaccctaacaaccatttagagcaccctagcaaccatccccactgacttccattcaaaatggcagagtgtgatatcttctgatcagaatgtcctagacacATGTGGGTGCTCTCATTTGATTTGGGCTAGCAAGCCGTGTTCGAACATACCCTGTGTTTGGAGGTAAAATGTACCCCAGGGGGTAAAAAGGGGGGCAAAAAAACGTACCAAAAAGTCCCATGGGAAAATAATTTTGTTcttactatggcagtcaatgcaagaaagttgccagatcatatctcccaatcagaatgacatagatacatgggggcaggctcatttcaatTGGGATAAgaatcactctttaagtatcaccttggaaatggcatagccacgccctaacaaccatttatgggaccctagcaaccaccccccattaacttccattcaaaatgtctgagaaggatatcttcagaataGAATGTCGTAAACATTGGAGATTGGCTCttatgagtcaggttagtaagcagctaataagaatctctctgttcACTAGCTAGccacgccctggcaaccatttagagcaccctagcaaccaacactattgctttcacttagagtgtgatatctttggatcagaatgtcctagagacatgacagttggcttgttttaattgggtgagcaatcagtctacaactatcatcatgggaactacttagccacgctctagcaaccatttagagcaccctagcaaccaaataccattgacttccattcaaaatcactaagatgggtatctcaggatcagaatgccatagagacttctggtttgacttttttcactcaggatagcaaggagccatgttaagtatcaccttggtaactgcctagcaaccacatgggcttaccctagcaaccaagtaacaaaacacatatctctgcaccagaatatcatagacacttccgggttgacttatttcactcaggatggaaagaagtcttgataagtatcaccctggtaactgcctagcaaccagatggggttaccctagcaaccaagtaacaaatcacttatctctacaccagaacatcgtagagacttccgggttgacttatttcactcaggatagcaaggagcctcattaagtatcactctggtaactgcctagcaaccatatggggttaccctagcaaccaagtaacaaatcacatatctctgcaccagaaaatcgtagagacttccgggttgacttatttcactcaggatagcaaagagccttgttaagtatcactctgttaactgcctagcaatgacatggggttaccctagcaaccaagtaacaaatcacatatctctgcaccagaacattgtagagacttaatgtttcattcatttgactcagggtagcaagaagccttttgagtagcACCTTGATAACTgtatagcaaccagatggggttaccctagcaaccaagtaacaaatcacatatctctgcaccagaacatcatagagacttctggtttcgttcattggattcagggtagcaaggagccttttgagtatcaccctggtaactgcatagcaaccatatggggttaccctagcaaccaagtaaaaaatcacatatctcttcaccagaacatcgtagagacttccgggttgacttatttcactcaggatggcaaggagccttgaataTTATCACCCtcgcaactgcttagcaaccagatggggttaccctagcaaccaagtaacaaatcacatatctctgtaccagaacatcgtagagacttccgggttgacttatttcactcaggatggcaaggagccatgttaagtatcaccttggtaactgcctagcaaccacatgggcttaccctagcaacccagtaacaaatcacatatctctgcatcagaacatcgtagagacttccaggttgacttatttcactcaggatggcatggAGCCTTGAATATTATCACCCtcgcaactgcttagcaaccagatgaggttaccctagcaaccaagtaacaaatcacatatctctgcaccagaacattgtagagacttccaggttgacatatttcactcaggatggcaaggagccttgctaattatcaccttggtaactgcctagcaaccagatgtagttaccctagcaaccatgtaacaaatcacatatctctgcaccagaacatcatagagatttctggtttcattcatttgactcagggtagcaaggagccttttcagtatcaccttggtaactgcctagcaaccaaatgggtttaccctagcaaccaatttgccattcagaaaaacaaacaaggggtagggttgcataggacttcttgcagctggctgtctgttccttctgtctgtctgactgtaagaccttcaaacttccaactcttcaaactattttaaactttcagacaaggctttgtcaagccaacataaagtttgtcttcaaactttaatATCTAGTTATGTTTGATGTTGTACAGCAAAGGGGCCAATTACTGTTGTTTTaattgtgctatataaataaatgagacATTGACATATTGCAATTTATGGGATTTGCCAAAAAAAATAGATTTGTGATATTGAATTATTGGAAGatattcagatattttttttaggaaattagtagcaagtaaacaagattcTTGGCCAGAAAAAGCAGCAAAGTGAACAAAATTTGATGCCGACAGTCAAACTTCTGGTTATGTGAAACTAGAGAAACTTTCAATAATTCAAGACTCTTTGATAGTGGCAAACTGATTGCCGAGGGCAGTAGCTTTAAGTATGTGATATACACCATCCAGTCACTTCTCATCTCTATCTCAAAGAAGTGAATCAGTTTACTACAACTAACTAATATTAATTCACACATTATGAAGCTTTTCTTTATTCCCATTCAGAATTTCAGAACACCATTGTAGTGTACCTGAAGTGGCTCGAACAGATGGAGAGGATGAGTGAGCCCTTATGGACTGTGATGAAGAGTGCGGAAAGACATCCACGTTAGCCAGAGTGTCAGGCGCCGGAAGGGGTCGACTCTTCAGGGATTTGGATCTTTTCCCAGCATAGACATTCTCCAGCTCAGAATATACTGCTGACAGCTAGATAGAGCACAGGGGCTGGATTGTTAATATAAACAAAGTAGTTGAGAATAACCTTGCATCATTTCCCAATAATGTTATACATGCAAATCTGTATGAATCAGAGAAGAGTGCTCACATGATTGTTGAGTGTCTCTGGTAAAGAAGTTCCATCCCCTGATTGCCTATTACCAGGAGTCAGTCTCATAGGGACCACTTCCACCGGCTCAGTGCAAATCCCTCATGCAGGAAGATATCACACTTTTATTCCAACATGCTCAGAAAGCTGTCTTTTTTAACTGATCGAACACAAGCTCTTAGtaactgttaaaaatgtgtttatagtGATATACAGGCTTAAAATGCTGTTTTTACTAATATACAGGCTTTTCTGTATGTGTACTCCAATGTAGAGCCCTGTGGATCCATATTACTAGATGTGTCTACAGCACATGTCAAGTATGTTGTCACCCAAAACTGGACACTATAACCTGTATATTGTACTAGGCTAGATGTTCAACGTGACTAAGCTTTAGCACAATGGAACAAGTTGGACAAGTTCCTGTATCAGCAtcctttgttggtcctggaacaacattctaaTCACCAATCATAGGCCAAATCCTTTCCCTAACCTAAAACCAACCATAATCCAACCCTAAATCTAAGGCAAATGATAGGTTGATAAGAATGATGAATGAAGCCCCTTACCTTTGCCctcagccctaaacctaaccatttaaatggtttattgaatgttgttccaggaccagcATGGATGCTGATCTAGGATAATTTCCTACTTTATGCGACTGTGACAATTGTAGTATCATAGTACAAACGTTACTTTAGAACAGCATAACTTTATGCACAGTGAAATACAACATATTGTTTGAAGATGACCTACCCATTCCCAGGTGAGTGCCGATAACTAGATCATCTGAGCTGCGTCCCCTCACACTGCTCCTGTAGGTGGTTCCTGTGACCTTCATAGAGCTGCTGCGCCGGTGAGGCTCATGGGCTGAATGTTCAGGTTCTGATGCTGGCACTGTCCATAatgcatacagtacataaatatattcatttatatctgcatacatacatacactggcacAAAAACGTATGGCGCACTCAAGTCTTTTTTTGAGTAAccatttttcaggtatttacatttttcaaaagtacttCAGAAGTTTGTTTGTGACTCACATGTGACTTTATAGCCAAGGAAGCATGAGATCTTGTTCTGGCAGTGGTCCTGCTCCTCATAGGTGAGCAGTTGGTAAACAAACTGCCAGATCACCTGCTTTGCCGGGGTATCCAACACAGGAAACACATCCACAATCAAAGTGTCTACATTTCTAAGAACATGGAAAAAAAGGAATTCAATCAGGTTCTGTTATCAGCAACAACAACGTTCTGGAATTTTCTCAGAGAAGCAATGAAAAACAATTAATTTGAGAATATAGGCAACAATACTGTCAATGAAGATATTTGCTCCAACTATTATATCCAATTATGGGCATTGTTGATTAGTGCCGTTAATCTTCGACTCAGTTTATGCAACAAAACCAAGAGTAATCTAATGGgaacatccatccattcatccatccatcttattCTTCTCCTACAAAACCAATAATGCTCCAATGGTAACAGCCATCCATCCTCATTATTTTTCTCCAACTTGAAATGCATCATCAACTAAACTAAAATGTTACAGGCTTGTCCTCTACCTGTGCTGGAAGAACACCTCCAGAGCTTTGCAGATGGTGTATCTCTCCTGGAGGGTAAGGAGGTGCTCAAGCTGCTGGCTGAAAGTGCGGCCATGTACTCGGATACTGGGTGGCAAGATCTCAGCAACCCACTGCAGAGAGCTGAGCACAGGAGCACAGGATCGAGGAGACACCTCTACCTGCTCGGGTTCGTTCATAGTGAAGGCCGGTGGTTCATCCTCAACCACTAGGCTGGGCATTGCTCCACTGCCCTGTAGCATGGACACCACCTTTTCATGTGAACAGCTCCTGGgaggacatacagtacataaacacaaacaaatgatgTTTACAGTGATAACATTGACCGATAATGAAGGGTGTTTAGATCTTACCAAAAAGGGCTTTTGTGTGTTAGGGTAACTTTAGCAAACAACTTTTTACAATGAATGCTTGACCCATATTAACCCACTTTGGTAAATTGCCATGAGTTTAATCTACAAGTTATCAAGAAGTAACTAATTATATAGTTTTATGAAAGCTTAAGGCTCGGTCATACTCACTGTTGCACTGCGAAATTCTGCGGGCGAAATACAGTTTCAACAGCAATTGGCACGATCGAGAATTTTGCCTGATGGACTTCCGGTTGTGAAGAAATTTTCCCATGCATTTTTTTTCCGTTTGGCAGTGACCCCTTGTGTGCAGTCCTTCGTACTTAGCTCATGCAGGATTCACTTTCGCTTCTTATCAGCCCACGCCTTCTTCGCCTGCAAAATTTCATACTGCAAGGGTGAATGTGACCAAGCCTTTAGAATGGTAACCAGCCTGATTAatcttaaaaacacacaaaaaaaagtctGGCTTCGATCTAGTTTGTAAGAAAGCATAtatttacatttcctgaagaaaatgtgagtggtcctTGCCCATTTAAAACTCACCACCCCAATGCTAGGCTGTCGTGGGTGGTGACCAGggcatttctatgtggttgctaggcggCCTTAACTTGCGAGTTACAAGCCTAAATGTAATGCTAAGGgtcaggggtttgttcaaatccctaacgtCAAGTATGAGCAACAGTGCTTGTGATGCAATCCTCACCTCATATCCAACCCGTTGAGAAACAGGATGCGATCTCCAGGTTTGAGACCCGCCTTCTCAGCAGGGCTGCCTGCAGGGAGGATGGAACCAAACCAAGCAGAAAGTAACTATTGACAGCAGATCATATGGTCTCCAACTGAGATTAAGCTGTGCTCATGAGAGCCCATTTGAACTGACGTTAAATCTATAAACCAAGACACTCCAGCCCAATTGTTTGTCATATCTTGTCCAAGAATGGATGCCTCCTTTAGGCTTATGAGGGCTGGTAGTGGGAAAAGTGTGAATCAAAAGGGATTTGCGGGAGTAAAAACAGAGCTCTACCACCTGCGCCCCCTCTGACTCAGCCTGTCCCTGCAGTGTCTTCTCATTTCTGTCCCTCTCTGCCTCCTGCTGTTATTGCACACTGCCAGTATTTGCTGCATAACTTTTTAAATGTCCAATGAGTCAGATTTGACTTTCATGATTTTAGCTTTCACGTCATCTTCTTTAGTCTTATAATTGACTCCACTTCAATGGCTTCATGTCCAAAATATATGTTCTCatctttctgatttttttttactccaaaataaaaatactgcgAAAGACATGCCCTCCCATAATGAAGAGGAAAGACTATgtttgatgaatctgacaataaCTAAAAAGAGGTAGCTTTTTCTCAACAAATTATCAAACTCACTAATATATGGAAACCATGTTGTTTTGAGTGTTTATTTTATACCTGGTATAACAGAGTCAATCCAGACTGGAGCATGACCACGAAGAGTGAACCCGAAACTCTGGTTCCCTTTGTACACACGTACTGTCCTATGGAAACAcaacagtgaaaaaaaagaaaggataTTGGGAACACGGGGTAACAAACTCTTGATGTAGTTAGGTAAGAAGCAATATTATATGAATGTATGATTATGAAATATATCTTATTTCACTGCTCTGGTCAACTtcgcattctgtggtcaaatattgttctataatgaccactaaactgtataactgaTCACTGTCCCAGGCAACCAATTTCCTCCATAGCTGTTTCGTGTCATAAATCAtcatgtaataaaataatttcaaataaattcaatattttaatatgcctaataatttatttgtttgtaaAGAAGCGGTGTAATATGCAGGATGATGTACAGTCTGCCagtaattttcacacaaaaaaacccCCTTCACTTTGATACATTTTCGCTTTGCATCGAGGTCCTGATCATCCAGTCagagtttattttgcaaaaattaccAGACGACTTCATTATCCCTAATTAAACATCATAACAAGGTATACTGTATTTCATCTAAAATGAAAGCAGTATGAAACATCATAATACACAGACA is a window from the Myxocyprinus asiaticus isolate MX2 ecotype Aquarium Trade chromosome 13, UBuf_Myxa_2, whole genome shotgun sequence genome containing:
- the LOC127450213 gene encoding delphilin-like isoform X1 — translated: MAGLQPGDQVLEIDGQNVSSFSTKALIALAQTLKTVPPSIGVVSRIEQIDIAPGPDGRFGFTIVGDGPLLVEDCMPDSPAGQSGLRAGDYVMEVNGIPVKQHETAAAMIKASQGRTLRLGVLRINRWQKRTSSSMKETYKSGDIVRQDRKHKALEFNKKVEEILGEEPEVKERLFDLLKQYASERDVEGLASTLPEILLTEDHQQLIDSIRIFIPKKHRRRFDEMVSQSLISRLRGRSFSEHRNNRLRRSRSEDHPERLLSVSTRASSVPRTANEEVVMPPARGHRKTTSLTAGHSSSFSTRRTVRVYKGNQSFGFTLRGHAPVWIDSVIPGSPAEKAGLKPGDRILFLNGLDMRSCSHEKVVSMLQGSGAMPSLVVEDEPPAFTMNEPEQVEVSPRSCAPVLSSLQWVAEILPPSIRVHGRTFSQQLEHLLTLQERYTICKALEVFFQHRNVDTLIVDVFPVLDTPAKQVIWQFVYQLLTYEEQDHCQNKISCFLGYKVTLPASEPEHSAHEPHRRSSSMKVTGTTYRSSVRGRSSDDLVIGTHLGMGICTEPVEVVPMRLTPGNRQSGDGTSLPETLNNHLSAVYSELENVYAGKRSKSLKSRPLPAPDTLANVDVFPHSSSQSIRAHSSSPSVRATSGSRKCTSAQSAPPHPHPPPPPQHESWTEELPLSPQCPCYPPLLPSQTSAESNPYISLDSPPLSPPSPPDYPPSPPIRKKRYTFSRPPHTPDTDLFMEALSEQLGQQLSVDDFLSPENDYEEDVVQMTFQNEEEEVEEDVEEEEEEEGLYMHPELSSPSEVHSSSEDASSLTYSSSSEHIPPPPLTPPPPPPIQFNDTPPPAGFTPDHTPRQLTFRRHPGPPPPPPPRANLPPKWQSIHKVLPTRDTMITQHQVLQEHHSLPVQPTGGHSQQPQQQMHQSLPPLPSPDTSIPGHGVYEMHHQVLPTHQLHQHHQSQQSHQMHQGHQNKPSHQSQSSHQMHQSHRTHQTIPTQLSSSMDRLDRIERKECSDRHTYEMHPQPLHPDQEVHHAYQIHQSHQAYLSSSMDRLDRLEQMQRLEHMERIERLERADQQMHQTHMAQAISQTIHPSQQPHQTQQQYHHQMHQTHQVYSSTQPPKPTCHIHQIEHIHQVQPIQTAPQYHQIHQPHQPLQTQQILSTFQPHPSQQQQQQLQQQQQMQQQKQMKQQQQIQQQQQQEQIQQQQQQIQQQIQQQKIQQQQQQQIQQQQHRSSPSIAQARQSPQPMYHEHRHHHHHHGHHEAQSQAQQPSATQTQSHHLTEESTVEPPPPPPLPPPCVLPPLPKASPQKLDSSHMSVKRLRWEQVENSEGTIWGQLEEDSDYDKLSDMVKYLDLELHFGTQKNPVPFPEPSPQTETSKKKDVVEILSHKKAYNASILIAHLKLSPGELRQVLMTMSSEHLEPPHIKQLLLYAPDDDEVRQYEQYRDDPRKLSELDQFVLQMLSVPEYKTRLKSLHFKTTLQEKTEEMRGAYDCIFKASLELKNSRKLAKILEFVLAMGNYLNNGQPKTNKTTGFKINFLTELSTTKTVDGKSTFLHILVKSLCQHFPEVMDFGKELMTVRQAAKGHSFSLPEDASHC